In the genome of Pseudomonas protegens, one region contains:
- the rpsI gene encoding 30S ribosomal protein S9, which translates to MSATQNYGTGRRKTATARVFLRPGTGNISINNRSLDNFFGRETARMVVRQPLELTETVEKFDIYVTVIGGGVSGQAGAIRHGITRALMDYDETLRSALRKAGFVTRDAREVERKKVGLRKARKRPQYSKR; encoded by the coding sequence ATGTCGGCGACTCAAAATTACGGCACTGGCCGTCGCAAGACTGCAACCGCACGCGTTTTCCTGCGTCCGGGCACTGGCAACATCTCGATCAACAACCGCTCCCTGGATAACTTCTTCGGTCGCGAAACTGCCCGCATGGTAGTTCGTCAGCCGCTGGAGCTGACCGAGACTGTTGAGAAGTTCGATATCTACGTTACCGTTATCGGCGGCGGTGTAAGTGGTCAAGCTGGCGCGATCCGCCACGGTATCACTCGCGCTCTGATGGATTACGACGAAACTCTGCGCAGCGCTCTGCGTAAAGCCGGTTTCGTAACCCGTGACGCACGTGAAGTTGAACGTAAGAAAGTGGGTCTGCGTAAAGCGCGTAAGCGTCCGCAATACTCCAAGCGTTAA
- a CDS encoding acyl-CoA dehydrogenase family protein, translating to MIPRTLFSSEHELFRDSVRSFLEKEAVPFHGDWEKQGYIDRQLWSKAGEAGMLCSHIPEQYGGLGADFLYSAVVIEEIGRLGLTGIGFSLHSDIVAPYILHYGSEALKQKYLPRLVSGEMVTAIAMTEPGAGSDLQGVKTTAVLDGDEYVINGSKTFITNGYLAELVIVVAKTDPKAGAKGTSLFLVEADTPGFSKGKRLEKVGMKAQDTSELFFQDVRVPKENLLGQAGMGFAYLMQELPQERLTVAIGGLASAEAALQWTLEYTRERTAFGKAIADFQNTRFKLAEMATEIQIGRVFVDRCLELHLQGKLDVPTAAMAKYWGTDLQCTVLDECVQLHGGYGFMWEYPVARAWADARVQRIYAGTNEIMKEIIARSL from the coding sequence ATGATTCCCAGAACCTTGTTCAGTTCCGAGCATGAGCTCTTCCGCGACAGCGTACGCAGCTTTCTTGAGAAGGAGGCGGTGCCCTTTCATGGCGATTGGGAAAAACAGGGCTATATCGACCGTCAGCTGTGGAGCAAGGCGGGGGAGGCGGGGATGCTGTGTTCGCATATTCCCGAGCAGTATGGCGGCCTGGGAGCGGACTTTCTGTACAGCGCGGTGGTGATCGAGGAAATCGGCCGGCTGGGCTTGACCGGCATCGGTTTTTCCCTGCATTCGGATATCGTCGCCCCCTACATCCTGCATTACGGCAGTGAGGCCTTGAAGCAGAAGTACCTGCCCAGGCTGGTGTCGGGGGAAATGGTCACCGCCATTGCCATGACCGAGCCGGGTGCCGGTTCCGACCTGCAAGGGGTGAAGACCACGGCGGTGCTCGATGGCGACGAGTATGTGATCAATGGTTCCAAGACCTTTATCACCAACGGCTACCTGGCCGAGCTGGTGATTGTGGTGGCCAAGACCGATCCCAAGGCCGGGGCCAAGGGCACCAGCTTGTTTCTGGTGGAGGCCGATACGCCGGGGTTCTCCAAGGGCAAGCGTCTGGAAAAAGTCGGGATGAAGGCGCAGGACACGTCGGAATTGTTTTTCCAGGATGTGCGCGTGCCCAAGGAAAACCTGTTGGGGCAGGCTGGAATGGGGTTCGCCTATCTGATGCAGGAGTTGCCTCAGGAACGTCTGACAGTTGCCATTGGCGGTCTGGCCAGCGCGGAGGCCGCGTTGCAGTGGACCCTGGAATACACCCGTGAACGCACGGCGTTCGGCAAGGCGATTGCCGATTTTCAGAACACTCGTTTCAAGCTGGCGGAAATGGCCACGGAAATCCAGATTGGCCGGGTGTTTGTCGACCGCTGCCTGGAGTTGCATCTGCAAGGCAAACTCGATGTACCCACGGCGGCGATGGCCAAGTACTGGGGCACCGACCTGCAGTGCACGGTGCTGGATGAGTGCGTGCAGTTGCACGGTGGCTACGGCTTCATGTGGGAGTACCCGGTAGCCCGAGCCTGGGCCGATGCCCGGGTGCAGCGCATTTATGCCGGGACCAACGAGATCATGAAGGAAATCATCGCCCGTTCACTGTAG
- the petA gene encoding ubiquinol-cytochrome c reductase iron-sulfur subunit encodes MSNDGVNAGRRRFLVAATSVVGAAGAVGAAVPFVGSWFPSAKAKAAGAPVKVNISKIDPGQQMIAEWRGQPVFIVRRTEEILGNLKKIEGQLSDPDSKNSVQPTYVDPEVRSIKPEILLLIGICTHLGCSPTFRPEVAPADLGKDWVGGYFCPCHGSHYDLAGRVYKAQPAPLNLPVPPHSYESDDIIVIGVDTEKA; translated from the coding sequence ATGAGCAATGACGGCGTGAATGCAGGCCGGCGTCGCTTCTTAGTAGCAGCCACATCCGTGGTGGGTGCTGCAGGAGCGGTGGGGGCTGCGGTCCCGTTCGTGGGGTCATGGTTTCCCAGTGCCAAGGCGAAAGCCGCAGGTGCACCGGTGAAAGTGAATATCAGCAAGATCGATCCAGGTCAGCAGATGATTGCTGAGTGGCGTGGTCAGCCGGTGTTCATCGTCCGCCGTACAGAGGAAATCCTGGGGAATCTTAAAAAGATCGAGGGCCAGCTGTCTGACCCTGACTCCAAGAACTCGGTACAACCAACCTACGTCGATCCGGAAGTGCGTTCGATCAAGCCAGAGATTCTGCTGCTGATCGGGATCTGCACCCACCTGGGTTGTTCTCCGACCTTCCGTCCTGAAGTGGCGCCCGCCGATCTGGGCAAGGACTGGGTAGGTGGCTATTTCTGCCCTTGCCACGGCTCCCACTACGATCTGGCTGGTCGCGTCTACAAGGCGCAGCCTGCGCCCCTGAACCTGCCAGTACCCCCGCATTCCTATGAGTCGGATGACATCATCGTCATTGGCGTCGACACGGAGAAAGCGTGA
- the rplM gene encoding 50S ribosomal protein L13, with amino-acid sequence MKTFTAKPETVKRDWFVVDAAGQTLGRLATEIASRLRGKHKPEYTPHVDTGDYIVVINAEQVRVTGAKTTDKMYYSHSGFPGGIKSINFEKLIAKAPERVIETAVKGMLPKNPLGRDMYRKLKVYAGAAHPHTAQQPQELKI; translated from the coding sequence ATGAAAACTTTTACTGCTAAACCGGAAACAGTAAAGCGCGACTGGTTCGTCGTCGACGCTGCTGGTCAGACCCTGGGTCGTCTGGCCACCGAAATCGCGAGCCGTCTGCGTGGCAAGCACAAGCCTGAGTACACTCCTCACGTTGACACCGGCGACTACATCGTCGTTATCAATGCCGAGCAGGTACGTGTTACTGGCGCTAAAACCACTGACAAAATGTACTACTCCCACTCCGGTTTCCCGGGCGGCATCAAGTCGATCAACTTTGAAAAGCTGATCGCCAAGGCCCCTGAGCGCGTGATCGAGACCGCGGTAAAAGGCATGCTGCCTAAGAACCCGCTGGGTCGCGACATGTACCGTAAGCTGAAAGTCTATGCGGGCGCTGCTCACCCTCATACTGCTCAGCAGCCCCAAGAACTGAAGATTTAA
- a CDS encoding NADP(H)-dependent aldo-keto reductase — MDYRQLGRTDLNVSAICLGTMTWGEQNTEAEAFAQIERAKHAGINFIDTAEMYPVPPKADTYATTERYIGNWFKQRGDRADWILASKIAGPGNTIDYIRDKQLKHNRKHIVQAVDASLKRLQTDWIDLYQLHWPERSTNFFGQLGYKHQADEDFTPLEETLEALDEQVKAGKIRHIGLSNETPWGTMKFLALAESRGWPRAVSIQNPYNLLNRSFEVGLAEIAIREQCGLLAYSPLAFGYLSGKYEGGARPAKARLSLYSRFSRYFNPQSEAACSRYVALAREHGLDPAQMALAFVNQQPFVTSNIIGATTLEQLDSNIASAELKLPQEVLAGIEAIHKDHPNPAP, encoded by the coding sequence ATGGACTACCGCCAACTGGGCCGAACCGACCTCAACGTGAGCGCAATTTGCCTGGGCACCATGACCTGGGGCGAACAGAATACCGAGGCTGAAGCCTTCGCTCAGATCGAGCGAGCCAAACACGCCGGAATCAACTTCATCGACACCGCCGAGATGTACCCGGTGCCGCCCAAGGCCGACACCTACGCCACCACCGAGCGCTACATAGGCAACTGGTTCAAACAGCGCGGCGACCGCGCCGACTGGATCCTGGCCAGCAAGATCGCCGGCCCCGGCAACACCATCGACTACATCCGCGACAAACAGCTCAAGCACAACCGCAAACACATAGTCCAAGCCGTGGATGCCAGCCTCAAGCGCCTGCAGACCGACTGGATCGACCTTTATCAATTGCACTGGCCCGAGCGCAGCACCAACTTCTTCGGCCAACTGGGCTACAAGCACCAGGCCGACGAAGACTTCACCCCGCTGGAAGAAACCCTCGAAGCCCTGGACGAGCAGGTCAAGGCCGGCAAGATCCGCCATATCGGCCTGTCCAATGAAACGCCCTGGGGCACCATGAAGTTCCTCGCCCTGGCCGAAAGCCGTGGCTGGCCTCGCGCGGTTTCGATCCAGAACCCCTACAACCTGCTCAATCGCAGCTTTGAAGTGGGCCTGGCGGAAATTGCCATTCGCGAGCAATGCGGCCTGCTGGCCTACTCGCCATTAGCCTTTGGCTACCTGTCCGGTAAATACGAAGGCGGCGCGCGGCCAGCCAAGGCTCGACTGAGCCTCTACAGCCGCTTCAGCCGCTACTTCAATCCGCAGTCGGAAGCGGCCTGCAGCCGCTACGTCGCCCTGGCCCGAGAACACGGGCTGGACCCAGCGCAAATGGCCCTGGCCTTCGTCAACCAGCAGCCGTTCGTGACCAGCAACATCATCGGCGCCACAACCCTGGAACAGTTGGACAGCAACATCGCCAGTGCCGAACTGAAATTGCCGCAAGAAGTCCTGGCCGGAATCGAGGCGATTCACAAGGACCACCCCAACCCCGCCCCTTGA